In a single window of the Mus musculus strain C57BL/6J chromosome 6, GRCm38.p6 C57BL/6J genome:
- the Chn2 gene encoding beta-chimaerin isoform 3 (isoform 3 is encoded by transcript variant 3) — protein MALQCRISSLVRRAALTHNDNHFNYEKTHNFKVHTFRGPHWCEYCANFMWGLIAQGVRCSDCGLNVHKQCSKHVPNDCQPDLKRIKKVYCCDLTTLVKAHNTQRPMVVDICIREIEARGLKSEGLYRVSGFTEHIEDVKMAFDRDGEKADISANIYPDINIITGALKLYFRDLPIPIITYDTYSKFIEAAKISNADERLEAVHEVLMLLPPAHYETLRYLMIHLKKVTMNEKDNLMNAENLGIVFGPTLMRPPEDSTLTTLHDMRYQKLIVQILIENEDVLF, from the exons ATGGCCCTTCAGTGTAGG ATCTCTTCACTGGTCCGAAGAGCTGCCCTCACACACAACGACAACCACTTCAACTATGAGAAGACACACAACTTCAAG GTGCACACATTCCGGGGCCCAcactggtgtgaatactgtgccAATTTTATGTGGGGGCTCATCGCCCAGGGAGTCCGGTGTTCAG ATTGTGGGTTAAACGTACACAAACAGTGCTCCAAGCACGTCCCCAATGACTGCCAGCCAGATCTCAAGAGGATCAAGAAAGTGTACTGCTGTGACCTCACCACGCTTGTCAAAGCTCACAACACTCAGAGACCCATGGTGGTGGACATATGTATTCGGGAAATTGAAGCAAGAG GATTAAAGTCAGAAGGGCTTTACAGAGTCTCTGGATTCACAGAACACATTGAAGATGTCAAGATGGCGTTTGACAGAG ATGGTGAAAAGGCGGATATCTCTGCCAACATCTACCCAGACATAAACATCATCACTGGAGCCCTGAAACTGTACTTCCGAGACTTACCCATCCCTATCATCACATATGACACCTACTCCAAATTTATAGAGGCAGCAA AAATCTCCAATGCGGATGAGAGGCTGGAAGCTGTCCATGAGGTCCTGATGCTGCTGCCTCCTGCCCACTATGAGACCCTGCGCTACCTGATGATCCACCTGAAAAA GGTTACCATGAATGAAAAGGACAATTTAATGAATGCCGAAAATCTGGGGATCGTGTTTGGGCCCACCCTGATGAGACCCCCTGAGGACAGCACCCTCACCACCCTCCATGACATGCGGTACCAAAAGCTGATCGTGCAGATTTTAATAGAAAACGAAGATGTTCTGTTTTAA
- the Chn2 gene encoding beta-chimaerin isoform X1 produces the protein MISSLVRRAALTHNDNHFNYEKTHNFKVHTFRGPHWCEYCANFMWGLIAQGVRCSDCGLNVHKQCSKHVPNDCQPDLKRIKKVYCCDLTTLVKAHNTQRPMVVDICIREIEARGLKSEGLYRVSGFTEHIEDVKMAFDRDGEKADISANIYPDINIITGALKLYFRDLPIPIITYDTYSKFIEAAKISNADERLEAVHEVLMLLPPAHYETLRYLMIHLKKVTMNEKDNLMNAENLGIVFGPTLMRPPEDSTLTTLHDMRYQKLIVQILIENEDVLF, from the exons ATG ATCTCTTCACTGGTCCGAAGAGCTGCCCTCACACACAACGACAACCACTTCAACTATGAGAAGACACACAACTTCAAG GTGCACACATTCCGGGGCCCAcactggtgtgaatactgtgccAATTTTATGTGGGGGCTCATCGCCCAGGGAGTCCGGTGTTCAG ATTGTGGGTTAAACGTACACAAACAGTGCTCCAAGCACGTCCCCAATGACTGCCAGCCAGATCTCAAGAGGATCAAGAAAGTGTACTGCTGTGACCTCACCACGCTTGTCAAAGCTCACAACACTCAGAGACCCATGGTGGTGGACATATGTATTCGGGAAATTGAAGCAAGAG GATTAAAGTCAGAAGGGCTTTACAGAGTCTCTGGATTCACAGAACACATTGAAGATGTCAAGATGGCGTTTGACAGAG ATGGTGAAAAGGCGGATATCTCTGCCAACATCTACCCAGACATAAACATCATCACTGGAGCCCTGAAACTGTACTTCCGAGACTTACCCATCCCTATCATCACATATGACACCTACTCCAAATTTATAGAGGCAGCAA AAATCTCCAATGCGGATGAGAGGCTGGAAGCTGTCCATGAGGTCCTGATGCTGCTGCCTCCTGCCCACTATGAGACCCTGCGCTACCTGATGATCCACCTGAAAAA GGTTACCATGAATGAAAAGGACAATTTAATGAATGCCGAAAATCTGGGGATCGTGTTTGGGCCCACCCTGATGAGACCCCCTGAGGACAGCACCCTCACCACCCTCCATGACATGCGGTACCAAAAGCTGATCGTGCAGATTTTAATAGAAAACGAAGATGTTCTGTTTTAA
- the Chn2 gene encoding beta-chimaerin isoform 1 (isoform 1 is encoded by transcript variant 1) has protein sequence MCSQELWLENERKCAMVRKSKPSRKRQELLAIAFGVKVGLKGGFLWSPLKLFACSQISSLVRRAALTHNDNHFNYEKTHNFKVHTFRGPHWCEYCANFMWGLIAQGVRCSDCGLNVHKQCSKHVPNDCQPDLKRIKKVYCCDLTTLVKAHNTQRPMVVDICIREIEARGLKSEGLYRVSGFTEHIEDVKMAFDRDGEKADISANIYPDINIITGALKLYFRDLPIPIITYDTYSKFIEAAKISNADERLEAVHEVLMLLPPAHYETLRYLMIHLKKVTMNEKDNLMNAENLGIVFGPTLMRPPEDSTLTTLHDMRYQKLIVQILIENEDVLF, from the exons ATGTGCTCTCAGGAACTGTGGCtggaaaatgagagaaaatgtgcTATGGTTCGGAAGTCCAAGCCCAGCAGGAAGCGCCAAGAGCTGCTGGCCATTGCATTTGGGGTCAAGGTGGGGCTCAAAGGTGGCTTTCTCTGGTCTCCTCTCAAGCTCTTTGCCTGTTCACAGATCTCTTCACTGGTCCGAAGAGCTGCCCTCACACACAACGACAACCACTTCAACTATGAGAAGACACACAACTTCAAG GTGCACACATTCCGGGGCCCAcactggtgtgaatactgtgccAATTTTATGTGGGGGCTCATCGCCCAGGGAGTCCGGTGTTCAG ATTGTGGGTTAAACGTACACAAACAGTGCTCCAAGCACGTCCCCAATGACTGCCAGCCAGATCTCAAGAGGATCAAGAAAGTGTACTGCTGTGACCTCACCACGCTTGTCAAAGCTCACAACACTCAGAGACCCATGGTGGTGGACATATGTATTCGGGAAATTGAAGCAAGAG GATTAAAGTCAGAAGGGCTTTACAGAGTCTCTGGATTCACAGAACACATTGAAGATGTCAAGATGGCGTTTGACAGAG ATGGTGAAAAGGCGGATATCTCTGCCAACATCTACCCAGACATAAACATCATCACTGGAGCCCTGAAACTGTACTTCCGAGACTTACCCATCCCTATCATCACATATGACACCTACTCCAAATTTATAGAGGCAGCAA AAATCTCCAATGCGGATGAGAGGCTGGAAGCTGTCCATGAGGTCCTGATGCTGCTGCCTCCTGCCCACTATGAGACCCTGCGCTACCTGATGATCCACCTGAAAAA GGTTACCATGAATGAAAAGGACAATTTAATGAATGCCGAAAATCTGGGGATCGTGTTTGGGCCCACCCTGATGAGACCCCCTGAGGACAGCACCCTCACCACCCTCCATGACATGCGGTACCAAAAGCTGATCGTGCAGATTTTAATAGAAAACGAAGATGTTCTGTTTTAA
- the Chn2 gene encoding beta-chimaerin isoform X2 — translation MWGLIAQGVRCSDCGLNVHKQCSKHVPNDCQPDLKRIKKVYCCDLTTLVKAHNTQRPMVVDICIREIEARGLKSEGLYRVSGFTEHIEDVKMAFDRDGEKADISANIYPDINIITGALKLYFRDLPIPIITYDTYSKFIEAAKISNADERLEAVHEVLMLLPPAHYETLRYLMIHLKKVTMNEKDNLMNAENLGIVFGPTLMRPPEDSTLTTLHDMRYQKLIVQILIENEDVLF, via the exons ATGTGGGGGCTCATCGCCCAGGGAGTCCGGTGTTCAG ATTGTGGGTTAAACGTACACAAACAGTGCTCCAAGCACGTCCCCAATGACTGCCAGCCAGATCTCAAGAGGATCAAGAAAGTGTACTGCTGTGACCTCACCACGCTTGTCAAAGCTCACAACACTCAGAGACCCATGGTGGTGGACATATGTATTCGGGAAATTGAAGCAAGAG GATTAAAGTCAGAAGGGCTTTACAGAGTCTCTGGATTCACAGAACACATTGAAGATGTCAAGATGGCGTTTGACAGAG ATGGTGAAAAGGCGGATATCTCTGCCAACATCTACCCAGACATAAACATCATCACTGGAGCCCTGAAACTGTACTTCCGAGACTTACCCATCCCTATCATCACATATGACACCTACTCCAAATTTATAGAGGCAGCAA AAATCTCCAATGCGGATGAGAGGCTGGAAGCTGTCCATGAGGTCCTGATGCTGCTGCCTCCTGCCCACTATGAGACCCTGCGCTACCTGATGATCCACCTGAAAAA GGTTACCATGAATGAAAAGGACAATTTAATGAATGCCGAAAATCTGGGGATCGTGTTTGGGCCCACCCTGATGAGACCCCCTGAGGACAGCACCCTCACCACCCTCCATGACATGCGGTACCAAAAGCTGATCGTGCAGATTTTAATAGAAAACGAAGATGTTCTGTTTTAA